One region of Heliomicrobium undosum genomic DNA includes:
- the uvrA gene encoding excinuclease ABC subunit UvrA, which produces MMDQIRVRGARAHNLKNIDVDIPRDRLVVVTGLSGSGKSSLAFDTIYAEGQRRYVESLSAYARQFLGQMDKPDVDYIEGLSPAISIDQKTTSKNPRSTVGTVTEIYDYLRLLFARVGRPHCPKCGQPIRQQTVEQMVDQILAHPEGTRLQILAPLVRGKKGEHVKVIEDIRKNGYVRMRVNGQVMDATEEVKLEKNKKHTIEVVVDRIILKADIATRLADSLETALNLSEGLAVVDFMGEKEFTFSQNFACADCGISVGEIEPRIFSFNAPYGACPNCTGLGVQMEVDPDLVVPDPTKSIDEGALVPWARMNSAYIPQMLKALAELHDFSTDTPFKDLPPEIQKLILYGGGKEKIRVQFTNYDGERRSFETTYEGVVTNLERRYKETQSDWSREDIEEYMGQKPCPACKGARLKPESLAVLVGGKNIHQLTEMSVAAALRFFTDIDLSEREMIIARQILKEIRERLGFLVNVGLTYLTLARSAGSLSGGEAQRIRLATQIGSGLMGVLYILDEPSIGLHQRDNERLLATLQRLRDLGNTLIVVEHDEDTMLAADHIIDIGPGAGAHGGQIIAEGPLPVIMEEPRSLTGQYLSGRKFIPVPEKRREPNGKWVEVLGACENNLKEIDVRFPLGVFTCVTGVSGSGKSTLVNEILHKALAAELNGARSKPGAHRAIRGLEHLDKVIDIDQSPIGRTPRSNAATYTGVFDAIRDLFSQTTESKMRGYRPGRFSFNVRGGRCEACKGDGIIKIEMHFLPDVYVPCEICKGKRYNRETLEVRYKGRSIADVLDMTVDESLEFFRNIPKIARKLQTLQDVGLGYIRLGQPATTLSGGEAQRVKLATELSRRSNGKTFYILDEPTTGLHIADIDRLLGVLQRLVDAGDTVLVIEHNLDVIKTADYIVDLGPEGGDGGGAIVAVGTPEEIAQSAVSHTGRFLEKVLRRKPGMPVDSAF; this is translated from the coding sequence ATGATGGATCAGATCCGGGTCCGCGGGGCCCGCGCCCATAACCTGAAGAACATTGATGTGGACATCCCAAGGGACCGGTTGGTCGTCGTCACCGGCCTTTCCGGTTCGGGGAAGTCCTCTCTCGCTTTTGACACGATCTATGCCGAGGGGCAGCGCCGCTACGTGGAGTCCCTGTCGGCCTATGCCCGCCAGTTCCTCGGCCAGATGGACAAGCCGGACGTGGACTATATAGAAGGTTTGTCGCCGGCCATCTCCATCGATCAGAAGACGACATCGAAAAACCCCCGTTCCACCGTCGGCACGGTGACGGAGATTTACGACTACCTGCGGCTGCTCTTCGCCCGGGTGGGCCGGCCCCACTGTCCCAAGTGCGGCCAGCCGATTCGCCAGCAGACGGTGGAGCAGATGGTCGATCAGATCCTGGCGCATCCTGAAGGAACGCGGTTGCAGATCCTGGCGCCGCTGGTGCGCGGCAAAAAGGGCGAACATGTCAAGGTCATCGAAGACATCCGCAAAAACGGCTATGTGCGCATGCGCGTCAACGGCCAGGTGATGGACGCCACCGAAGAGGTGAAGCTGGAGAAGAACAAGAAGCACACCATCGAGGTCGTCGTCGACCGCATCATCCTCAAGGCCGACATCGCCACCCGCCTGGCCGACTCGCTGGAGACGGCGCTGAACCTCTCCGAGGGCTTGGCCGTCGTCGATTTCATGGGCGAGAAGGAGTTCACCTTCTCCCAGAACTTCGCCTGCGCCGACTGCGGCATCTCTGTCGGCGAGATCGAGCCGCGCATCTTCTCCTTCAACGCCCCCTATGGCGCCTGCCCGAACTGCACCGGCCTGGGCGTGCAGATGGAAGTCGATCCGGACCTTGTCGTGCCCGATCCGACGAAGAGCATCGACGAGGGGGCGCTCGTCCCCTGGGCGCGGATGAACTCGGCCTACATCCCCCAGATGCTGAAGGCCCTGGCTGAGTTGCACGACTTCTCTACCGATACGCCCTTCAAGGACCTGCCGCCGGAGATCCAGAAGCTGATCCTCTACGGCGGGGGCAAGGAGAAGATCCGCGTCCAGTTCACCAACTACGACGGCGAGCGGCGCAGCTTTGAGACCACCTATGAAGGCGTCGTCACCAACCTGGAGCGGCGCTATAAAGAGACCCAGTCCGACTGGTCCCGCGAAGACATCGAAGAGTACATGGGCCAGAAGCCCTGCCCGGCCTGCAAGGGCGCCCGCCTGAAGCCGGAGAGCCTGGCCGTGCTTGTCGGCGGCAAAAACATCCACCAACTGACAGAGATGTCCGTAGCGGCAGCGCTGCGCTTCTTCACCGACATCGACCTGAGCGAGCGGGAGATGATCATCGCCCGCCAGATCCTGAAAGAGATCCGCGAGCGCCTCGGCTTCCTCGTCAACGTGGGACTGACGTACCTGACGCTGGCCCGCTCGGCGGGCAGCCTCTCCGGCGGCGAGGCCCAGCGCATCCGCCTGGCCACCCAGATCGGTTCGGGCCTGATGGGTGTCCTCTACATCCTGGACGAGCCCTCCATCGGCCTGCACCAGCGCGACAACGAGCGACTGCTCGCCACCTTGCAGCGGCTGCGCGACCTGGGCAACACGCTGATCGTCGTCGAGCACGATGAGGACACCATGTTGGCGGCCGACCATATCATTGACATCGGTCCCGGCGCCGGCGCTCACGGCGGCCAGATCATCGCCGAGGGGCCGCTGCCGGTGATCATGGAGGAGCCCCGTTCCCTGACAGGCCAGTACCTGTCCGGCCGCAAGTTCATCCCGGTGCCGGAAAAGCGCCGCGAGCCCAACGGCAAGTGGGTCGAGGTGCTTGGCGCCTGTGAGAACAACCTGAAGGAGATCGATGTCCGCTTCCCCTTGGGCGTCTTCACCTGTGTGACCGGCGTGTCCGGCTCCGGCAAGTCGACGCTGGTCAACGAGATCCTGCACAAAGCCCTGGCGGCCGAACTGAACGGCGCTAGGAGCAAACCAGGGGCGCACCGGGCGATCCGGGGGCTCGAACACCTGGACAAAGTCATCGACATTGACCAATCGCCCATCGGCCGGACGCCGCGCTCCAACGCGGCCACCTACACGGGCGTCTTTGACGCCATCCGCGACCTCTTTTCCCAGACAACGGAGTCGAAGATGCGCGGCTACCGCCCGGGCCGATTCTCCTTCAACGTGCGCGGCGGCCGCTGCGAGGCTTGCAAGGGCGACGGCATCATCAAGATCGAGATGCACTTTTTGCCGGACGTCTACGTCCCCTGCGAGATCTGCAAAGGCAAGCGCTACAACCGGGAGACGCTTGAGGTCCGCTACAAGGGCCGCTCCATCGCCGACGTCCTCGACATGACTGTCGACGAGTCATTGGAGTTTTTCCGGAATATCCCCAAGATCGCCCGCAAACTGCAGACGCTCCAGGACGTGGGTCTCGGCTATATCCGCCTCGGTCAGCCGGCGACGACCCTCTCCGGCGGCGAGGCCCAGCGGGTCAAGTTGGCGACGGAGTTGTCCCGCCGATCCAACGGCAAAACCTTCTACATCCTCGATGAGCCGACGACAGGCCTGCACATCGCTGATATCGACCGCTTGCTCGGCGTTTTGCAGCGGCTCGTTGACGCCGGCGACACGGTGCTCGTCATCGAGCACAACCTGGATGTGATCAAGACGGCCGACTACATCGTCGACCTGGGTCCCGAGGGCGGCGACGGCGGCGGCGCCATCGTGGCGGTCGGCACGCCGGAGGAGATCGCCCAGTCAGCGGTCTCCCATACGGGGCGGTTTTTGGAAAAGGTGCTGCGGCGGAAGCCGGGGATGCCGGTGGACTCGGCATTTTAG
- a CDS encoding YmaF family protein encodes MRCKPKPPYDDWDCGFHTHDYHFESCQSEGHRHILSGQTEPSVSKRDHAHRYAGVTSFNDNHVHYYCGCTGPAIYRPGCGHYHCMEGTTTCDDGHVHRYEGKTCNTIKL; translated from the coding sequence ATGCGCTGTAAGCCCAAACCGCCTTATGACGACTGGGACTGCGGTTTCCACACCCATGACTACCACTTCGAGTCTTGCCAGAGCGAAGGCCACCGGCACATACTGAGCGGCCAAACAGAGCCTTCTGTCAGCAAACGGGACCATGCCCACCGGTACGCCGGGGTCACCTCCTTTAACGACAACCATGTCCACTACTACTGCGGATGCACCGGTCCGGCAATCTATCGGCCCGGCTGCGGCCATTACCACTGCATGGAGGGAACCACCACCTGCGACGACGGCCACGTTCACCGCTATGAGGGCAAGACCTGCAACACGATCAAACTGTGA